From Patescibacteria group bacterium, a single genomic window includes:
- the groL gene encoding chaperonin GroEL (60 kDa chaperone family; promotes refolding of misfolded polypeptides especially under stressful conditions; forms two stacked rings of heptamers to form a barrel-shaped 14mer; ends can be capped by GroES; misfolded proteins enter the barrel where they are refolded when GroES binds), which produces MAKQIIYNEEARHALLKGVNALADVVKVTLGPKGRNVVLDKGYGAPTITKDGVTVAKEVELENKFENAGVELVKEVASKTNDDVGDGTTTATVLAQAIVKEGMKNVTAGANPVALKRGLDKCVAEIVKELKEKIARPVTEDEIANVASISANDKEVGQKIAEAMKEVGKDGVITVEESQSFGMQIETVRGMRFDKGYVSHYMVTNTERMESEYNDPYILITDKKVTSIHDVLPLLEKVAQGGKKDLVLIAEDVEGEALTTFVVNKLRGTFNVLAVKAPGFGDRRKEMLQDIAILTGGKVISEEIGLKLENATLEDLGSARKVIATKDNTTIVDGKGDEKEVKERVAQIRKLMEQTESEFDKEKLQERLAKLAGGVAVIKVGAATETEMKEVKHRIEDAVGATKAAVEEGVVPGGGVALLRAIKVLDTIKLEAEENVAVNILRRALEEPLRQIAINAGVDGAVIAENVRGKEGSYGYNASTGEYEDLFKAGIIDPAKVTRTALQNAVSIAGMFLTTEAVITDLPKKEEPMPPMGGGMGGMGGGMY; this is translated from the coding sequence ATGGCAAAGCAAATCATCTATAATGAAGAAGCCAGACACGCCCTGTTAAAAGGCGTGAATGCTTTGGCTGATGTTGTCAAAGTTACTTTGGGTCCAAAAGGACGCAATGTGGTTTTGGATAAAGGTTACGGCGCACCGACCATTACCAAAGACGGCGTGACGGTAGCCAAAGAAGTTGAATTGGAAAATAAATTTGAAAATGCCGGCGTGGAACTGGTAAAAGAAGTGGCCAGCAAAACTAATGATGATGTCGGCGACGGCACCACCACGGCCACGGTTTTGGCTCAAGCGATTGTTAAAGAAGGTATGAAAAATGTGACTGCCGGCGCCAATCCGGTGGCTTTAAAACGCGGTTTGGATAAATGCGTGGCTGAAATCGTCAAAGAATTAAAAGAAAAAATTGCCCGTCCGGTTACTGAAGACGAGATCGCCAATGTGGCGTCCATTTCTGCCAATGATAAAGAAGTCGGTCAAAAAATCGCCGAGGCCATGAAAGAAGTCGGCAAAGATGGTGTGATCACAGTTGAGGAATCACAGTCATTCGGCATGCAAATTGAAACCGTGCGCGGTATGAGATTTGATAAGGGCTATGTGTCACACTACATGGTGACCAACACCGAACGCATGGAGTCCGAATATAACGACCCGTATATTTTAATAACGGATAAAAAAGTTACTTCCATTCATGACGTGTTACCACTACTCGAAAAAGTGGCGCAAGGCGGCAAGAAGGACTTGGTCTTGATTGCTGAAGATGTTGAAGGTGAGGCCTTAACCACTTTTGTGGTTAATAAACTTCGCGGCACATTTAATGTTTTGGCCGTAAAGGCCCCGGGATTTGGCGACAGACGCAAAGAAATGTTACAAGACATTGCCATTCTAACCGGCGGCAAAGTGATTTCCGAAGAAATCGGTTTGAAATTGGAAAATGCCACTTTGGAAGACCTGGGCAGCGCCCGCAAAGTTATCGCCACCAAAGATAACACCACTATCGTTGACGGCAAAGGCGATGAAAAAGAAGTTAAAGAACGCGTGGCCCAAATCAGAAAATTAATGGAGCAAACAGAAAGCGAATTTGATAAAGAAAAATTACAGGAACGCTTAGCCAAATTAGCAGGCGGCGTGGCGGTGATCAAAGTTGGCGCGGCCACTGAAACCGAAATGAAAGAAGTAAAACACCGAATTGAAGACGCGGTCGGCGCGACCAAAGCCGCGGTTGAAGAAGGTGTTGTGCCGGGCGGCGGCGTGGCCTTACTGCGGGCGATAAAAGTTTTGGATACTATAAAATTAGAAGCTGAAGAAAATGTGGCTGTAAATATTTTACGCCGGGCTTTGGAAGAGCCGCTTAGACAGATTGCCATAAACGCCGGTGTTGACGGAGCGGTTATTGCCGAAAATGTCAGAGGCAAAGAAGGCAGTTACGGATATAACGCCTCAACCGGAGAATATGAAGATCTATTTAAAGCTGGTATAATTGATCCAGCTAAGGTAACTCGCACGGCGCTGCAAAACGCAGTTTCAATTGCCGGAATGTTCCTCACCACCGAGGCAGTCATCACTGACTTGCCCAAGAAAGAAGAACCGATGCCGCCGATGGGTGGAGGCATGGGTGGTATGGGCGGGGGCATGTATTAA
- a CDS encoding O-antigen ligase family protein codes for MLRKISNYLLWIFLFLLPWQTRWIWHYGKLNGGAWEYGTYSLYGTEILWALLVVFFIIANFGKYEFWHRIFSKEHYRTHKKNLWIGLGFILFLIISVWQSVNWQVSYNFVLYVIEGLCLFMILAGQGEGFYKKSMYALWLGGIPQGLLALHQFFIQHVFASKWLGMAEQFGRQAGASVIEFGEERWLRAYGSFGSPNSLGIYLAILLLVGLILYLRETDAKLKIFLSVGQLFVLSGLILSFSRGAWLAAVVGLITLKIIIYIKERSKLFDFSKQAIFYILLSICFLAILYPVFAARFNLSNRLEQKSIYERQVQYGEAVSLLKPAKLLFGVGPGAFTYALYQKNINWPSYQYQPVHNIYLLILVEWGLVGIIIFLIFHLKWLEKISKNNLFFLPVIIALLCAGLFDHWLWSMWTGVVFWFVVWGMGAGKLDSTVGS; via the coding sequence ATGCTTCGCAAAATCAGTAATTATTTATTGTGGATTTTTTTGTTTTTGCTTCCGTGGCAAACGCGCTGGATTTGGCATTACGGGAAATTAAACGGCGGCGCTTGGGAGTACGGGACGTACAGCTTATACGGCACGGAGATTTTATGGGCGCTCTTGGTAGTATTTTTTATAATTGCCAATTTTGGCAAATATGAGTTTTGGCACCGAATTTTCAGCAAGGAACATTATCGCACCCATAAGAAAAATTTATGGATTGGTTTGGGTTTTATTTTATTTTTGATAATTTCGGTTTGGCAAAGCGTTAATTGGCAGGTTTCTTATAATTTTGTTTTGTATGTGATTGAAGGCCTGTGCCTGTTTATGATCTTGGCCGGACAGGGTGAGGGTTTTTATAAAAAATCCATGTATGCTTTATGGCTCGGCGGCATTCCGCAGGGTTTATTGGCCTTACATCAATTTTTTATCCAGCATGTGTTTGCTTCCAAATGGCTAGGCATGGCCGAACAGTTCGGCCGGCAGGCCGGTGCCAGTGTAATTGAGTTTGGTGAAGAGAGGTGGTTGCGCGCTTATGGCAGTTTTGGTTCGCCTAATTCTTTGGGAATTTATCTGGCTATTTTATTATTGGTTGGTTTGATTTTATATTTAAGAGAAACCGATGCCAAGTTGAAGATTTTTTTAAGTGTCGGCCAATTGTTTGTTTTATCCGGCTTGATTTTGAGTTTTTCACGCGGGGCATGGCTGGCGGCAGTGGTTGGTTTGATAACTTTAAAAATAATTATTTATATAAAAGAAAGAAGCAAGCTGTTTGATTTCAGTAAGCAAGCCATTTTTTATATTTTATTATCCATTTGTTTTTTAGCAATTTTGTATCCGGTTTTTGCGGCGCGGTTTAATTTGAGTAACCGGCTGGAACAGAAATCAATTTATGAAAGGCAGGTTCAATATGGCGAAGCTGTATCTTTATTGAAGCCGGCCAAGTTACTATTTGGCGTCGGTCCGGGCGCGTTCACCTACGCGCTGTATCAAAAAAATATAAATTGGCCGTCCTATCAATATCAGCCGGTGCATAATATTTATTTGTTGATTTTGGTGGAGTGGGGATTGGTCGGGATAATAATTTTCTTAATTTTTCATCTAAAATGGCTGGAGAAAATCTCAAAAAATAATTTATTTTTTTTGCCGGTTATTATTGCTTTGTTATGCGCCGGATTGTTTGATCATTGGCTCTGGAGTATGTGGACAGGCGTGGTTTTCTGGTTTGTGGTGTGGGGAATGGGGGCAGGAAAACTTGACAGCACGGTTGGGTCGTGA
- the nusA gene encoding transcription termination factor NusA, which yields MSEITKAIQFLCDEKNLSYDSVMEAIEYALAAAYRKDFGNKQQNIKVKFDPESGDMQVWDIKTVVADIDEEVLTKAQDELTARREKAREEGRELTDEEIADLPRFNPKTELMIAEAKKIKKGAKLGDVLEIALEIPHDFGRMAAQTAKQVIIQKIREAERNMVFNDFKGQEGTVVMGTVQRAEARKVLVDFGKVTGVLPGDQQSPRDRYRPGARMKFYVAAVQMTPRGPEIVLSRTHIGMVKEIFKQEIPEINENLIEIKGVARDPGYRSKVAVFTSDESIDPIGSCIGQRGGRINTIIEELGGEKIDVILYNENSAEYIANALSPARVLDVKLNDAERIADVSVAPDQFSLAIGRSGQNVRLAAELTGWKINVNEDGGSQALSSEEVPEEEAAAEETPAEEKPAETTEEIK from the coding sequence ATGTCGGAAATAACTAAGGCAATCCAATTTTTGTGCGATGAAAAAAATCTATCCTATGACTCGGTGATGGAAGCCATTGAGTATGCTTTGGCGGCCGCCTACCGCAAGGATTTTGGCAATAAACAGCAAAATATTAAAGTAAAATTTGATCCGGAATCTGGCGATATGCAGGTTTGGGATATTAAAACCGTGGTCGCGGATATTGATGAGGAGGTTTTAACCAAGGCCCAGGATGAACTTACAGCCAGAAGGGAAAAAGCCCGCGAAGAAGGCCGAGAACTGACTGACGAAGAAATTGCCGATTTGCCCCGCTTCAACCCCAAAACCGAACTGATGATTGCTGAAGCGAAGAAAATTAAAAAGGGCGCCAAACTGGGCGATGTGCTTGAGATTGCTTTGGAAATTCCCCATGATTTCGGCCGCATGGCCGCCCAAACCGCCAAGCAGGTTATTATTCAGAAAATTCGTGAGGCCGAACGCAATATGGTGTTTAATGATTTCAAAGGACAAGAAGGTACCGTGGTTATGGGCACCGTTCAAAGAGCCGAAGCCAGAAAGGTGTTGGTTGATTTTGGCAAAGTGACCGGGGTTTTGCCCGGTGATCAGCAAAGCCCGCGCGATCGTTATCGTCCGGGTGCGCGTATGAAATTTTATGTCGCGGCCGTGCAAATGACTCCGCGCGGTCCGGAAATTGTGCTGTCAAGAACTCATATTGGCATGGTGAAAGAAATTTTCAAACAAGAAATTCCGGAGATAAATGAAAATTTAATTGAGATAAAAGGCGTGGCCCGCGATCCCGGTTACAGATCCAAAGTAGCGGTGTTTACCAGTGACGAGTCCATTGATCCGATTGGTTCATGTATCGGCCAGCGCGGCGGCCGCATCAATACCATTATTGAAGAATTGGGCGGTGAAAAAATTGACGTGATTTTATACAATGAAAACAGCGCTGAATATATTGCCAATGCCCTGTCACCGGCCAGGGTCTTGGATGTTAAATTAAATGACGCCGAGAGAATCGCCGATGTCAGTGTGGCTCCGGATCAGTTTTCTCTGGCCATTGGCCGCAGTGGTCAGAATGTGCGTTTGGCCGCCGAGTTGACCGGTTGGAAAATAAACGTCAATGAGGATGGCGGTTCGCAGGCCTTATCTTCGGAGGAAGTGCCCGAAGAAGAAGCCGCGGCCGAAGAAACGCCGGCCGAAGAAAAACCAGCGGAAACAACTGAAGAAATAAAATAA
- a CDS encoding YidC/Oxa1 family membrane protein insertase — translation MVALFNTILYQPIFNLFVWLYNIIPGHDVGVVIIIITIFVRLILYPLTSSSIKAQRSMQEIQPKMNEIKKQYAGDQQKQTQAIMELYKNNKVNPFSSCLPLIIQLLILIALYTVLRDALASSNLATNLYSFVANPGTISSMSFGIFDMAKPNIVLAVLAGAAQFWQAKTLVRKQPPKEAGAGGKDEAMMSMMNKQMLYFMPILTVVIGIGLPAGLTLYWFFGTVLMALQQILLNKKTSEPGSPAAPAVPPTPPITPPTTSNPTV, via the coding sequence ATGGTTGCCCTTTTTAACACAATTTTATATCAGCCGATATTTAACTTGTTCGTTTGGTTATATAATATCATCCCCGGTCATGATGTTGGAGTTGTTATTATCATTATTACCATCTTTGTGCGCCTGATCTTGTATCCCCTAACAAGTTCCTCAATAAAAGCGCAGAGATCAATGCAGGAGATTCAGCCGAAAATGAACGAGATTAAAAAACAATATGCCGGCGATCAGCAAAAACAGACCCAGGCGATAATGGAATTGTATAAAAACAACAAAGTCAATCCATTTTCTTCCTGTTTGCCGCTCATCATTCAACTTTTGATTTTAATTGCTTTGTATACGGTACTGCGCGATGCCTTGGCTTCAAGCAATTTGGCAACCAACCTTTATTCCTTTGTAGCCAATCCGGGCACGATAAGTTCTATGTCGTTCGGGATTTTTGATATGGCCAAACCGAACATTGTTTTAGCGGTGTTAGCCGGTGCGGCTCAATTTTGGCAGGCAAAGACCTTGGTCAGAAAACAACCGCCAAAAGAGGCGGGCGCGGGAGGAAAAGACGAAGCCATGATGAGCATGATGAACAAACAGATGCTGTATTTTATGCCGATTTTGACCGTGGTAATCGGTATTGGTCTTCCGGCCGGGCTTACCCTTTATTGGTTTTTTGGAACCGTACTAATGGCACTTCAGCAGATATTATTAAATAAGAAGACCAGTGAACCCGGTTCACCGGCTGCTCCGGCTGTTCCTCCGACCCCTCCTATCACTCCCCCCACTACGTCAAATCCCACGGTATGA
- a CDS encoding YiiX/YebB-like N1pC/P60 family cysteine hydrolase, whose product MSTKEERNYIAFPLERVKGIIPPLKEADIVLVHVKKNFLRYLIRKVTKSYWDHVALVLFAKDVAKGQYYNQIIEAVAPRGIEVHKLDKYLKDPEKYEIGIKRVPDLDPETRKRILSFMLMNVDAPYYKLTLSRFLLAAISKKFSEDLLGRQRFSCSGFVQKAFYEAAGWDKREDMIFREDFLSPMELQDITTPADIAQSGKAVWIYNKKLI is encoded by the coding sequence ATGTCCACGAAGGAGGAGAGAAATTACATCGCCTTTCCCCTGGAACGCGTGAAGGGTATAATTCCCCCTTTAAAAGAAGCGGATATTGTTTTGGTGCACGTAAAGAAAAATTTTTTAAGGTATCTGATCAGGAAAGTAACGAAAAGTTATTGGGATCATGTGGCTCTAGTGTTGTTTGCCAAAGATGTTGCCAAGGGCCAATATTATAATCAGATTATTGAGGCGGTTGCGCCGCGCGGCATAGAGGTTCATAAATTGGATAAATATCTTAAAGATCCGGAAAAATACGAAATCGGCATAAAGCGCGTGCCGGATTTGGACCCTGAAACCAGAAAGAGAATTTTGTCTTTTATGCTGATGAATGTTGATGCCCCTTATTATAAACTGACACTATCCCGGTTTTTGCTCGCGGCGATTTCAAAAAAATTTAGTGAAGATTTGCTGGGCAGACAGAGATTCAGCTGTAGCGGTTTTGTGCAGAAGGCCTTCTACGAGGCGGCTGGATGGGACAAAAGAGAGGACATGATTTTTAGAGAGGATTTCTTGTCGCCGATGGAATTGCAGGATATTACCACCCCGGCCGATATTGCCCAAAGCGGCAAGGCGGTTTGGATATATAATAAAAAATTAATATGA
- a CDS encoding PRC-barrel domain-containing protein, translated as MIINLRQLTHLPVYTESGIKLGRVCDLEIDVGAHTVTQYLVRPNVLSAKYYLINHTQVKDITAEKIIVFDNVLKVNAAKDFGAMATPEE; from the coding sequence ATGATAATTAATTTGCGTCAATTAACGCATCTGCCGGTTTATACAGAATCAGGCATTAAGCTTGGCCGTGTTTGTGATTTGGAAATTGACGTCGGTGCGCATACTGTGACGCAATATTTGGTCAGGCCCAATGTGTTAAGCGCCAAATATTATCTGATAAATCACACGCAGGTTAAAGATATCACCGCCGAAAAAATTATTGTTTTTGACAATGTCTTAAAAGTTAACGCCGCCAAAGATTTTGGGGCCATGGCAACGCCGGAAGAATAA
- a CDS encoding GspE/PulE family protein, translated as MSDFPSIGNLSSSGAKFSKKMEELDVKAKEGLVAQKAAALNLPYIDLFGFPVSSEALRLISEAEARASKAVCFFNLADEIRLGCVEYSDEIKEMAYQIGERHHGNVKIYLISENSLEAILKLYANLPIVKPVTKDINITDEELNKFKAGVVDFRSLAEQFKNVSITDILTLIIASALKVDSSDIHVEAEENGIMVRYRIDGILHDVATLPKEEWKKFVSRIKLLAALKININDRPQDGRVTLKLSSGNLDVRVSTMPTVYGESVVMRILYSGSKTVSFDELGLRGEAYERLKKEVERPNGMIITTGPTGSGKTTTMYAILKGLNKPGVKIITLEDPVEIKMEGINQSQVDASRDYTFAKGLRSILRQDPDICMVGEIRDLETAEIAIQAALTGHLMLSTIHTNSASGAVPRFLSMGVKPFLLAPALNSVIGQRLVRKICTHCQEEIELAPEVMAKVVKSLETLPEAEQKKVNLKKLHFYHGKGCEECSGLGYKGRVGIYEIFTMSKELEQIILSAQVSEYTIQELAVKNGMVTMVQDGLLKALDKITSVEEVFRVTE; from the coding sequence ATGAGTGATTTTCCTTCAATCGGAAATTTGAGTTCATCAGGCGCGAAGTTTTCCAAAAAAATGGAGGAGCTGGACGTGAAAGCCAAAGAGGGACTGGTTGCCCAAAAGGCGGCGGCTTTAAATTTACCGTATATAGATTTGTTTGGATTTCCGGTGTCATCGGAGGCCTTGCGCTTAATTTCCGAAGCCGAGGCCAGAGCCAGCAAAGCGGTCTGTTTTTTTAATTTGGCGGATGAGATACGGCTGGGATGCGTTGAGTATAGTGATGAAATCAAAGAAATGGCATATCAGATCGGCGAACGGCACCATGGCAATGTTAAAATTTATCTAATTTCGGAAAATAGTTTGGAAGCGATTTTGAAATTATACGCGAACCTGCCGATTGTTAAGCCGGTGACCAAAGATATCAACATCACTGATGAGGAACTCAATAAATTTAAAGCCGGGGTGGTTGATTTTCGGAGTTTGGCCGAGCAGTTTAAAAATGTTTCCATTACCGACATTTTGACTTTGATAATTGCTTCGGCCTTGAAGGTTGATTCTTCCGATATTCACGTTGAGGCCGAAGAAAACGGCATCATGGTGCGCTATCGCATTGACGGAATTTTACATGACGTGGCCACCTTGCCCAAAGAAGAATGGAAAAAATTCGTGTCGCGCATAAAACTTCTGGCGGCTTTGAAAATAAACATCAATGACCGCCCGCAAGACGGGCGTGTAACTTTGAAATTATCATCCGGCAATCTGGATGTTCGCGTTTCCACCATGCCGACCGTTTATGGTGAGAGCGTGGTGATGCGTATTTTATACAGCGGCAGTAAAACCGTTTCTTTTGACGAATTGGGACTCCGCGGTGAGGCCTATGAACGACTAAAGAAAGAAGTGGAGCGGCCGAACGGCATGATTATCACCACCGGGCCTACCGGTTCCGGAAAGACCACCACCATGTATGCGATTTTGAAAGGTTTAAATAAACCGGGCGTAAAAATCATCACTTTGGAAGATCCGGTGGAAATAAAAATGGAGGGAATCAATCAAAGCCAGGTTGATGCCAGCCGCGACTATACTTTCGCCAAGGGTTTGCGTAGCATTTTGCGTCAGGACCCGGATATCTGCATGGTCGGCGAAATCCGTGATTTGGAAACCGCCGAGATTGCCATTCAGGCGGCCCTAACTGGTCACTTAATGCTTTCCACAATTCATACCAACAGCGCTTCCGGAGCCGTTCCCCGTTTCCTGTCAATGGGCGTGAAGCCGTTTTTATTGGCTCCGGCTTTAAATTCAGTAATTGGCCAAAGATTGGTGCGTAAAATTTGCACGCATTGTCAGGAAGAAATTGAGCTGGCGCCTGAAGTAATGGCCAAGGTCGTGAAAAGTTTAGAAACCCTGCCCGAGGCGGAGCAAAAAAAGGTTAATTTAAAAAAATTGCATTTTTACCACGGCAAGGGCTGTGAAGAGTGCAGCGGCTTGGGTTATAAAGGCAGAGTTGGAATTTATGAAATTTTTACCATGAGCAAAGAGCTGGAGCAGATTATTTTAAGCGCCCAGGTTTCGGAATACACCATCCAGGAATTGGCCGTGAAAAATGGGATGGTGACAATGGTGCAGGATGGGCTCCTTAAAGCGCTAGATAAAATCACCTCGGTTGAAGAGGTGTTCAGGGTGACGGAATAA
- the ftsH gene encoding ATP-dependent zinc metalloprotease FtsH: MKNFLKNFIIIFLLLFLLAAVLGAFKSGQNNTPEAISTSQLVTEINGGKVKDVTISGDTITVNLKDTNAKQQTVQKETTESFGDIVKNYGITSDALSQITVNVKAENSWTYWAINLLPTLIPLIIFVLFFYFMTRGVQGMNNKAMGFGQSNPRQANPDDNKGKKTFKDVAGVKEAKQELIEIVDFLKDPKKFTDMGAKIPKGVLLVGGPGTGKTLLAKAVAGEANVPFLNMSGSEFVEMFVGVGASRVRDLFGKAKKSAPAIVFIDEIDAVGRRRGAGLGGGHDEREQTLNQILVEMDGFDPNLGVIVMAATNRPDVLDPALLRPGRFDRRVILDMPDIKDREEILAIHATGKPLATEVSLRRVAERTPGFSGADLANLLNEAAILTVRRGLKQVGQTEILESIEKVLLGPERKNRVITDAEKKMTAYHESGHAIVGHYLPNGDKVRKVSIISRGQAGGYTLKMPTEDKHYHTLAQFKDELAMILGGYVVEKMIYGDDMISTGPYADLKNATQVARDMVTRYGMSDKLGPRTFGEHNEMIFLGREITEQKDYSEKTAEMIDREVDALLSEATNRAKEVIEKHRDKLESLVKVLLEKETLEQEELETILG; the protein is encoded by the coding sequence ATGAAAAACTTCCTGAAAAATTTCATCATCATATTTCTGCTTTTGTTTTTGCTGGCGGCCGTTTTAGGGGCTTTTAAAAGTGGACAAAACAATACTCCGGAGGCGATAAGCACCAGCCAGCTGGTAACGGAAATTAACGGCGGCAAAGTAAAAGACGTCACCATTTCCGGCGATACCATTACCGTTAATTTGAAAGATACAAACGCCAAACAGCAGACCGTTCAAAAAGAGACAACCGAAAGTTTTGGCGACATTGTTAAAAACTACGGCATAACTTCTGATGCCCTAAGTCAAATCACAGTTAATGTTAAAGCGGAAAATTCCTGGACATACTGGGCGATCAATTTACTACCAACCCTTATTCCATTGATAATTTTTGTGCTCTTCTTTTATTTCATGACCAGAGGCGTACAGGGAATGAATAATAAGGCCATGGGCTTTGGCCAGAGCAATCCGCGTCAGGCCAATCCGGATGACAATAAAGGCAAAAAAACTTTCAAAGATGTGGCCGGTGTCAAAGAAGCCAAGCAAGAATTAATTGAAATAGTTGATTTTTTGAAAGATCCGAAAAAATTTACGGATATGGGAGCGAAAATTCCCAAAGGCGTGCTTCTGGTCGGCGGTCCGGGAACCGGCAAAACACTTTTAGCCAAAGCCGTAGCCGGCGAAGCCAATGTGCCGTTTTTAAACATGTCCGGTTCGGAATTTGTGGAGATGTTTGTCGGCGTGGGCGCTTCCCGGGTGCGCGATCTTTTTGGCAAAGCCAAGAAATCGGCTCCGGCCATTGTTTTTATAGATGAAATAGACGCGGTTGGCAGGCGCCGGGGCGCCGGTTTGGGCGGGGGCCATGATGAACGCGAACAAACCCTTAATCAGATATTGGTTGAAATGGACGGGTTTGATCCGAATTTGGGAGTAATCGTAATGGCGGCCACCAATCGTCCTGATGTTTTGGATCCGGCCTTGCTTCGTCCGGGCAGATTTGATAGGCGAGTTATTTTAGATATGCCTGACATAAAAGACCGTGAAGAAATTCTGGCGATTCACGCTACCGGCAAACCTTTGGCAACAGAGGTCTCGCTACGTAGGGTTGCCGAACGCACACCCGGATTTTCCGGCGCTGATTTGGCGAATTTGTTAAATGAAGCGGCCATTCTCACTGTGCGCCGAGGTTTAAAACAAGTTGGGCAGACAGAAATTTTGGAAAGCATTGAAAAGGTCTTGCTTGGTCCGGAAAGAAAAAACAGGGTAATTACCGATGCGGAAAAGAAGATGACCGCTTACCACGAATCAGGCCATGCCATTGTCGGTCATTATTTGCCGAACGGCGATAAGGTGCGAAAAGTTTCTATTATTTCCCGCGGCCAGGCCGGTGGCTATACCTTAAAGATGCCGACCGAAGACAAGCATTACCATACCCTGGCGCAGTTTAAAGATGAATTGGCCATGATACTGGGTGGCTATGTGGTTGAAAAAATGATTTATGGAGATGATATGATTTCAACCGGTCCGTATGCTGATCTTAAAAACGCCACGCAAGTGGCGCGCGATATGGTCACGCGCTATGGTATGAGTGACAAACTGGGGCCGCGGACTTTCGGCGAACACAATGAAATGATTTTCTTAGGCCGCGAGATTACCGAACAAAAAGATTACAGCGAGAAAACTGCCGAGATGATAGACAGGGAAGTTGATGCCTTGCTTTCTGAAGCCACCAACCGGGCCAAAGAGGTAATAGAAAAACACCGGGATAAATTAGAAAGCTTGGTTAAAGTGTTGCTTGAAAAAGAAACGCTTGAACAAGAAGAGCTGGAAACAATTCTCGGATAA
- a CDS encoding co-chaperone GroES, whose protein sequence is MSIKPLGDRVLVKPIKEEEVTASGIVLPETVDKEKKAEGEIIALGNGDAVAKLGFKVGDRILYKKWGGEDVKVGKGKDEIEYKILYVGKDEDKSDVVAIIE, encoded by the coding sequence ATGTCCATAAAACCATTGGGAGACAGGGTTTTGGTAAAGCCAATAAAAGAGGAAGAGGTTACGGCCTCTGGTATTGTTTTGCCCGAAACCGTTGATAAAGAAAAAAAAGCCGAAGGCGAAATTATTGCTTTGGGTAACGGCGACGCCGTCGCCAAGTTGGGTTTTAAAGTCGGCGATAGAATATTATATAAAAAATGGGGTGGGGAAGATGTGAAGGTTGGCAAAGGCAAAGACGAAATTGAATACAAAATTTTATACGTTGGCAAAGACGAAGATAAAAGCGATGTGGTCGCAATCATTGAATAA